A stretch of Eleutherodactylus coqui strain aEleCoq1 chromosome 9, aEleCoq1.hap1, whole genome shotgun sequence DNA encodes these proteins:
- the MRPL15 gene encoding large ribosomal subunit protein uL15m, with the protein MAASSSSGGGKKAGDLLKAFPRVSLANLRPNPGATQRDRERGRGKHGGNRSGRGHKGERQRGNRPRLGFEGGQTPFYLVIPKYGFNEGHSYRRQYHPLSLKKLQYLIDLGRVDPSQPIDLTQLVNARGVTIQPLKRDYGVQLVEEGANLFCAKVNIEVQWASELAIAAVEKNGGVVTTGFYDPRSLEVLCKPVPFFMRGKPIPKRMLPPEDLVKYYTDAENRGYLADPIQVAEARKHLAKKYGYILPDITKDELYDMLCTRKDPRQIFFGLAPGWVVNMEEKKILKPTDESLLAHYSS; encoded by the exons ATGGCGGcctccagcagcagcggcggcggcaagAAAGCGGGGGACCTGCTGAAAGCCTTCCCCCGGGTGTCACTGGCCAATCTGAGACCCAACCCCGGGGCCACGCAGAGA GATAGAGAACGAGGGCGTGGAAAACATGGCGGAAATAGAAGTGGCAGGGGCCACAAAGGAGAGAGGCAAAGGGGTAACCGGCCACGGTTAGGATTTGAAGGAGGTCAGACACCTTTTTACTTGGTCATTCCTAAATATGGATTCAACGAGGGACACAG CTATCGGCGCCAGTATCATCCATTGAGTTTGAAGAAGTTGCAGTATCTCATCGATCTTGGAAGGGTCGATCCTTCACAACCAATTGACTTGACGCAGCTGGTAAATGCTCGAGGAGTCACCATACAGCCGCTGAAGAGGGATTACGGTGTCCAGCTTGTAGAGGAG ggCGCCAACCTGTTTTGTGCTAAAGTGAACATTGAAGTCCAGTGGGCATCAGAGCTAGCAATTGCAGCTGTAGAAAAGAACGGGGGTGTCGTAACAACGGGATTTTATGATCCCCGGAGCCTTG AGGTTCTGTGTAAACCGGTACCGTTTTTCATGCGCGGAAAGCCAATTCCCAAACGGATGCTTCCACCCGAAGATTTGGTAAAGTATTACACCGACGCAGAGAACCGTGGATATTTAGCAGATCCAATTCAAGTGGCTGAGGCCCGGAAACATCTGGCTAAGAAGTATGGGTATATACTCCCTGACATTACCAAAGATGAACTGTATGACATGTTATGTACACGCAAGGACCCACGGCAGATATTCTTTGGCCTTGCTCCTGGCTGGGTAGTgaacatggaagaaaagaagatcttGAAGCCCACAGATGAGAGCTTACTTGCTCATTACAGTTCTTAA